A window of the Blattabacterium cuenoti genome harbors these coding sequences:
- a CDS encoding 2,3,4,5-tetrahydropyridine-2,6-dicarboxylate N-succinyltransferase, whose protein sequence is MDRLRLEIENAWKKKEAWLIDKNIKKSVIEVIENIEKGSIRVCNFLDKKWIVHQWIKKAIIIYFSIQKMNKIKIGPLEFYDKIPLKNNFQEKSIRVVPHAIARYGSYISPGVVLMPSYVNIGAYIGKETMIDTWATVGSCAQIGKRVHVSGGVGIGGVLEPLQAHPVIVEDDVFLGSRCILVEGVLIKKGAVLGSNVVLTATTKIFDITNNSPIEIKGFVPRYSVVIPGSYPKKFPAGIYYVPCALIIGKRKESTNKKTSLNDALRTHNISV, encoded by the coding sequence GTGGATAGATTAAGATTAGAAATAGAAAATGCATGGAAAAAAAAAGAAGCATGGTTAATTGATAAAAATATAAAAAAATCAGTTATAGAAGTTATTGAAAACATAGAAAAAGGATCAATAAGAGTATGTAATTTTTTAGATAAAAAATGGATAGTTCATCAATGGATAAAAAAAGCTATAATAATATATTTTTCAATTCAAAAAATGAATAAAATAAAAATAGGTCCATTAGAATTTTATGATAAAATTCCATTGAAAAATAATTTTCAAGAAAAAAGTATACGTGTAGTTCCTCATGCTATTGCTAGATACGGATCATATATATCTCCTGGAGTTGTACTTATGCCTTCTTATGTTAATATAGGAGCATATATAGGAAAAGAAACTATGATAGATACATGGGCTACAGTTGGTAGTTGCGCTCAAATTGGAAAACGTGTTCATGTAAGTGGAGGAGTAGGTATAGGAGGAGTATTAGAACCCTTACAAGCACATCCTGTTATTGTAGAAGATGATGTTTTCTTGGGGTCAAGATGTATATTGGTTGAAGGAGTACTTATTAAGAAAGGAGCTGTATTAGGATCTAATGTTGTTTTGACAGCAACCACAAAGATTTTTGATATAACAAATAATAGTCCTATTGAAATAAAAGGCTTTGTCCCTAGGTATTCTGTAGTTATACCAGGTTCTTATCCTAAAAAATTTCCTGCAGGTATATATTATGTTCCATGTGCTTTAATTATAGGAAAGAGAAAAGAAAGTACAAATAAAAAAACATCATTAAATGATGCATTAAGAACGCATAATATTTCAGTATAA
- a CDS encoding DHH family phosphoesterase, producing MLYHDFHNKKNKIILLIHKNPDGDALGSSLALMLYLKKYKHFVDIISPTEYSKSFSWLPGIKNILVLSEKTRNLIRKKIIESDYIFCIDFNNLSRIGDELKEYLLLCSNSKNILLDHHPNPIHFFDIIFHDLKASATSVIVYRFISSMGDFNKIDKEMATCIYVGLMTDTGYFRFSSVNSETHFIAGKLIEKQVDVYYIYKNLHENYNENRLKLLSKALQNLKIIKKYHTVYTSIEEKDISYDPYKQGDTDGIITYGLNIKNIVLSVLFFQEKNKYPVKISFRSKGNFDVNILARKYFGGGGHKNASGCILLNKNINESVNYFLDIIPNYYENNFKNSI from the coding sequence ATGTTATATCATGACTTTCATAATAAAAAAAATAAAATAATACTTTTAATTCATAAAAATCCCGATGGAGATGCTTTAGGGTCTTCTTTGGCTCTTATGTTATACTTGAAAAAGTATAAACATTTTGTAGATATAATATCACCAACAGAATATTCTAAATCTTTTTCCTGGCTACCAGGCATTAAAAATATTTTAGTTTTGTCAGAAAAAACTAGAAATTTAATTAGAAAAAAAATTATAGAATCTGATTATATTTTTTGTATAGATTTTAATAATTTATCAAGAATAGGAGATGAACTAAAAGAATATTTATTATTATGTTCAAATTCAAAAAATATATTGTTAGATCATCATCCTAATCCTATTCATTTTTTTGACATTATTTTTCATGATTTAAAGGCATCTGCTACAAGTGTTATTGTATATAGATTTATATCTAGTATGGGAGATTTTAATAAAATAGATAAAGAAATGGCAACATGTATATATGTTGGATTAATGACTGATACAGGTTATTTTCGATTTTCTTCTGTAAATTCAGAAACCCATTTTATTGCAGGAAAGTTAATAGAAAAACAAGTAGATGTATATTATATTTATAAAAATTTGCATGAAAATTATAATGAAAATAGATTAAAATTATTATCTAAAGCATTACAAAATTTAAAAATTATAAAAAAATATCATACTGTCTATACAAGTATAGAAGAAAAAGATATATCTTATGATCCATATAAACAAGGAGATACTGACGGTATTATTACTTATGGGTTAAACATTAAAAATATTGTTTTATCTGTATTGTTTTTTCAAGAAAAAAATAAATATCCAGTGAAAATTTCTTTTAGATCAAAAGGAAATTTTGATGTAAATATACTTGCTAGAAAGTATTTTGGAGGTGGAGGTCATAAAAATGCATCAGGATGTATTTTATTAAATAAAAATATAAATGAATCTGTTAATTATTTTTTAGATATTATTCCAAATTATTATGAGAATAATTTTAAGAATTCCATTTAA
- a CDS encoding zinc ribbon domain-containing protein yields the protein MICKIKKNNSIEEKLKILYNIQLIDSRIDEIKKFKENVPMEMNIIKIELDNIKNNLNNINTDIIYTKKHIEKKNENIKKSEILIKKYENKKNNIKNNKDLYSIDKEIDYQKLEIQLFRKKIKELSVKIREKKNILDKMESMMEDKKKHISYKKEELNNILYKNNKEEKILCKHISLLHKKIDDRLLQSYKKIRNRMKNGIAVSPVERGAPLGSYLSITPQKYSELMQRKKILIDEHSGRILIDSELAKEEKKKSIVFKYKIKNK from the coding sequence ATGATTTGTAAGATAAAAAAAAATAATTCTATAGAAGAAAAATTAAAAATTTTATACAATATTCAACTAATAGATTCTCGTATTGATGAAATAAAAAAATTTAAAGAAAATGTTCCTATGGAAATGAATATTATAAAAATAGAATTAGATAATATAAAAAACAATCTAAATAATATTAATACAGATATTATTTATACAAAAAAACATATAGAAAAAAAGAACGAAAATATAAAAAAATCTGAAATTTTAATAAAAAAATATGAAAATAAAAAAAATAATATAAAAAATAACAAAGATTTGTATTCAATTGATAAGGAAATTGATTATCAAAAATTGGAAATTCAACTTTTTAGAAAAAAAATAAAGGAATTAAGTGTAAAAATACGTGAAAAAAAAAATATTTTAGATAAAATGGAATCTATGATGGAAGATAAAAAAAAACATATTTCTTATAAAAAAGAAGAATTAAATAACATTCTATACAAAAATAATAAAGAAGAAAAAATTTTATGTAAACATATTTCATTACTTCACAAAAAAATAGATGATAGACTATTGCAATCTTATAAAAAAATAAGAAATAGAATGAAAAATGGAATTGCTGTTTCTCCAGTTGAAAGAGGAGCTCCATTAGGTTCTTATTTATCAATAACTCCTCAAAAATATTCTGAATTGATGCAAAGGAAAAAAATTTTAATAGATGAACATAGTGGAAGAATATTGATAGACTCAGAATTAGCTAAAGAAGAAAAAAAAAAATCTATTGTTTTTAAATATAAAATAAAAAATAAATAA
- a CDS encoding RuvX/YqgF family protein: MGKILGLDYGKIVSGLSITDENKIFAFGLDYVLTKNLIYILKSIIICEKIDELVVGMPIDLNNKIEIFLEKRIQKFLKLFYKLYPKIQVKRVDERFTSKISEQTIISMNMNLKKK, from the coding sequence ATGGGAAAAATATTGGGATTAGATTATGGAAAAATTGTTTCTGGATTATCAATAACAGATGAAAATAAAATATTTGCATTTGGGTTAGATTATGTTTTGACTAAAAATTTGATATACATTTTAAAATCAATAATTATTTGTGAAAAAATTGATGAATTGGTAGTTGGAATGCCTATAGATTTAAATAATAAAATTGAAATATTTTTAGAAAAAAGAATACAAAAATTTTTAAAATTATTTTATAAATTATATCCAAAAATACAAGTTAAAAGAGTAGATGAACGATTTACATCAAAAATATCTGAACAAACTATAATTTCTATGAATATGAATTTAAAAAAAAAATAA
- a CDS encoding thioredoxin family protein, with product MVITYSSNKKTKTTIKNFLLLEVNTWKKQYINTFLSNKANVIMFICNHCPYVKHINIELVRLSNEFMKKEISFIAINSNNSEKYPEDSPKNMKKISIKYNYQFPYFFDDKQEAAKYYGAKCTPEFFIFLRKDKLYYHGQFDDSRPSNKIPVTGMSIRNALQNIIDNNLIKNYPIVNSSCGCNIKWNS from the coding sequence ATGGTTATTACTTATTCTTCAAATAAGAAAACAAAAACAACTATAAAAAATTTTCTATTATTAGAAGTAAATACATGGAAAAAACAATATATTAATACATTCCTTTCTAATAAAGCAAATGTAATAATGTTTATATGCAATCATTGTCCTTATGTAAAACATATTAATATAGAATTAGTACGTTTATCAAATGAATTTATGAAAAAAGAAATATCTTTTATTGCTATTAATTCTAACAACTCAGAAAAATATCCAGAAGATTCTCCAAAAAATATGAAAAAGATATCTATAAAATATAATTATCAATTTCCCTATTTTTTTGATGATAAACAAGAAGCAGCCAAATATTACGGAGCAAAATGTACTCCTGAATTTTTTATATTTTTAAGAAAAGATAAATTATATTATCATGGACAATTTGATGATTCTAGACCAAGTAATAAAATACCAGTTACAGGAATGAGTATAAGAAACGCATTACAAAATATAATTGATAATAATTTGATAAAAAATTATCCTATTGTAAATAGTAGCTGTGGATGTAATATTAAATGGAATTCTTAA
- a CDS encoding L-threonylcarbamoyladenylate synthase, translating to MYFKFKNELYNSIDVLMQGKIILYPTDTVWGIGCDAFNLNSIENIYRIKKRDKYKPMILLVDSINRLQNIVGPISDFIKKIVIYDCKKNKKPITVIYDKIYKSNVISKYSRVNWNNELAVRLTYDLFCINLIKKLNRPIISTSANLSGYVTPRSFSEINKRILKKVDYIVNLRRNEKSIFYESTILKIVSNKIKVIRK from the coding sequence ATGTATTTTAAATTTAAAAATGAATTATATAATAGTATAGATGTTTTAATGCAAGGAAAAATTATATTATATCCTACAGATACTGTATGGGGAATAGGATGTGATGCTTTTAATTTAAATTCTATAGAAAATATATATAGAATAAAAAAAAGAGATAAATATAAACCTATGATATTATTGGTAGATAGTATAAATAGATTACAAAATATAGTTGGACCAATATCAGATTTTATTAAAAAAATTGTAATATATGATTGTAAAAAAAATAAAAAACCTATTACAGTAATATATGATAAAATTTATAAGTCTAATGTTATCTCAAAATATTCTAGAGTTAATTGGAATAATGAATTAGCTGTTCGTTTAACTTATGATTTGTTTTGTATAAATTTAATTAAAAAATTAAATAGACCTATTATTTCTACTTCTGCTAATTTATCAGGATATGTAACTCCAAGATCTTTTTCAGAAATTAATAAAAGAATTTTAAAAAAAGTAGATTATATTGTTAATCTTCGTAGAAATGAAAAATCTATTTTTTATGAATCTACTATACTAAAAATAGTATCAAATAAAATAAAAGTTATTCGTAAATAA
- a CDS encoding CCA tRNA nucleotidyltransferase, translated as MNLSYAIKKKIFQIISFSSIRIKQDSYVIGGYVRDLLLGNNVEFADLDILTIGKGIILAKKVAYEIFNYTKYNPKIKIFKRYGTAMLEYNNQRIEFVGSRKESYNYNSRNPIIDIGSLEDDQNRRDFTINTLAISLNRKNYGKLIDPFKGLLDLKKKLLKTPMNADNTYSDDPLRMMRAIRFASQLNFNIEKKSFESIKKNKNRIYIVSKERIIEEFNKILLVKKPSIGLLLLYKSGLFSIILPEVTSLRIVEEKDGSKHKDNFYHTLQVIDNLSRYKNSSLWLRWAGLLHDIGKTNTKKFIPKIGWTFHSHEYVGSKMIYDIFKRLKLPKNNIRYVEKIIKYSNRPISLIGSEVSDSAIRRMLFDVGNDLNDLIKLCLSDITTNNIEKKNIYRKNIFFLIKRIKNLEKKDHIMNWKHPISGNDIMNVFDIYPCKKIGIIKDYIKNSILEGKISNQYSSAYSLMLKKGKELGLKKK; from the coding sequence ATGAATTTATCATATGCTATTAAAAAAAAAATATTTCAAATTATTAGTTTTTCTTCTATTAGAATAAAACAAGATAGTTATGTAATAGGAGGATATGTCCGTGATTTATTATTGGGAAATAATGTAGAATTTGCAGATTTAGATATATTAACCATAGGAAAAGGAATAATTTTAGCAAAAAAAGTAGCATATGAAATTTTTAATTATACTAAATATAATCCAAAAATTAAAATATTTAAACGTTATGGAACAGCAATGTTAGAGTATAATAATCAAAGAATAGAATTTGTAGGATCTAGAAAAGAATCTTATAATTATAATAGTAGAAATCCAATTATTGATATTGGATCTTTAGAAGATGATCAAAATAGAAGAGATTTTACTATAAATACCTTAGCAATAAGTTTAAATCGTAAAAATTATGGTAAATTAATAGATCCGTTTAAAGGATTATTAGATTTAAAAAAAAAATTGTTAAAAACGCCAATGAATGCTGATAATACTTATTCAGATGATCCGTTAAGAATGATGCGTGCTATACGATTTGCCTCTCAACTTAATTTTAATATTGAAAAAAAATCATTTGAATCTATAAAAAAAAATAAAAATAGGATTTATATTGTTTCTAAAGAAAGGATTATTGAAGAATTTAATAAAATACTTTTAGTTAAAAAACCTTCTATTGGTTTATTATTATTGTACAAATCAGGATTATTTTCTATTATTTTACCTGAAGTAACATCATTAAGAATAGTAGAAGAAAAAGATGGATCTAAGCATAAAGATAATTTCTATCATACTTTGCAAGTAATAGATAATTTGAGTAGATATAAAAATAGTTCTTTATGGTTAAGATGGGCAGGATTACTTCATGATATAGGAAAAACTAATACAAAAAAATTTATTCCAAAAATAGGATGGACTTTTCATTCTCACGAATATGTAGGTAGTAAAATGATTTATGATATATTTAAACGTTTAAAATTACCTAAAAATAATATACGTTATGTAGAAAAAATTATTAAATATAGTAATCGTCCTATATCTTTGATAGGATCAGAAGTTAGTGATTCTGCTATACGTAGAATGTTATTTGATGTTGGAAATGATTTAAATGATTTAATTAAATTATGTTTATCAGATATTACTACAAATAATATAGAAAAAAAAAATATTTATAGAAAAAATATTTTTTTTCTTATAAAAAGAATAAAAAATTTAGAAAAAAAAGATCATATTATGAATTGGAAACATCCAATATCAGGGAATGATATTATGAATGTATTTGATATATATCCTTGTAAAAAAATAGGAATTATAAAAGATTATATTAAAAATTCTATTCTAGAAGGAAAAATATCTAATCAATATTCTTCTGCTTATTCTTTAATGTTGAAAAAAGGAAAAGAATTAGGATTAAAAAAAAAATAA
- the def gene encoding peptide deformylase, protein MILPIIFYENSILRKKCENIDFSYSKKEIIQLITNMFETVNKANGLGLSAPQIGKNIKIFILNIPYDNNKNYEETFINAKIIKIFGKEFEFNEGCLSIPGINVPINRKSNVIIEYYNRNFKKKKKFFDGIYARVILHEYDHLNGKLLTDYVKDKKLIKKKFNYNHE, encoded by the coding sequence ATGATATTACCTATTATTTTTTATGAAAATTCTATTTTAAGAAAAAAATGCGAAAATATAGATTTTTCTTATTCAAAAAAAGAAATCATACAATTAATAACTAATATGTTTGAAACTGTTAATAAAGCAAATGGATTAGGATTATCTGCTCCTCAGATAGGAAAAAACATAAAAATATTCATATTAAATATACCATATGATAATAATAAAAATTATGAAGAAACATTTATAAATGCAAAAATAATAAAAATTTTTGGGAAAGAATTTGAATTTAATGAAGGATGTCTTAGTATTCCTGGAATAAACGTTCCTATAAATAGAAAATCTAATGTAATAATTGAATACTATAATCGTAATTTTAAAAAAAAGAAAAAATTTTTCGATGGAATATATGCAAGAGTTATATTACATGAATATGATCATTTAAATGGAAAACTACTTACAGATTATGTAAAAGACAAAAAACTTATAAAAAAAAAATTTAATTATAATCACGAGTAA
- a CDS encoding UvrD-helicase domain-containing protein, whose protein sequence is MLNIDLGILKIYNASAGSGKTFFIIKNCLLILLSSDNPKEFKKFLILTFTRKSSNDIKNHILECLKDFSNNRIRSKYNFFFNYIINCSSLTKKELCIRSKKILYEIYCDFKFFTECISTIDKFTYRIIRSFYSDFSLEMDTDKFLKKVTDNLIKKLKYSDNSYKNLIQFSIKKIKEGKSWDISKEIYRMAFILINENHFFHIKKIKKNAMKYFIKLKYSLEKRVNKFEKTCINQGIKFIQIINKENTNKNINLDIINLFKKFIEKDIFINPFKKKIDKNIDNNIVFNKQLINNELKKQIINLYKETKLLYNKNISQYILDKVFLNEINLLPIIYEIENEFSLIKKEKKILLNEELNQILYEKINYSLPIIYEKIGNQYKYYFIDEFQDISFMQWKNIEFLIENSLSENGIAIIVGDPKQSIYRWRGGDSKQFLNLIYDYNPVYKKQLYILNTNFRSCKEIVIFNNLFYSFISNIFYNSIYRDIYKNSNQKISTNNEYSGYVELNFINSDIKKQKYYKECICNYLINTIKKCLEQKYFLSDIVILVRTNKEGYYISENLIKKGINVNTSVSMLIKDYIEIKIIINFLYILTYTDSYEKRITLISLLLNNKNIKINDVHYFISKTIFLPLNLFIKKISSKENLFLLNNLYNKSIYYIIKHIIDYFNLLNKNNQAYIYSFLDFVYRSTNKIGNSIIDFLYFWEKNSDEENIIVDNNIKKSVYIMTIHKSKGLQFPVVILPFVDWNIYSSNEKIKWINVDPNLYQGLNNIFLTIKSSYKNINNNKLCSIYKEILSNAMFDNINLLYVATTRSIQQLILFSKINKKKSYISYYIKDFLCNKNIWNYNNFDKHITYSFGKRKL, encoded by the coding sequence ATGTTAAATATAGATTTAGGAATTTTAAAAATATATAATGCTTCTGCAGGATCAGGAAAAACTTTTTTTATAATTAAAAATTGTTTATTGATTTTATTATCTAGTGATAATCCTAAAGAATTTAAAAAATTTTTAATTTTAACTTTTACAAGAAAATCATCTAATGATATAAAGAATCATATATTAGAATGTCTTAAAGATTTTTCTAATAATAGAATAAGAAGTAAATATAATTTTTTTTTTAATTATATCATAAATTGTTCTTCTTTAACAAAAAAAGAATTATGTATACGTTCTAAAAAAATACTTTACGAAATTTATTGTGATTTTAAATTCTTTACTGAATGTATTAGCACTATTGATAAATTTACTTATAGAATTATAAGATCCTTTTATTCTGATTTTTCATTAGAAATGGATACAGATAAATTTTTAAAAAAAGTTACTGATAATCTTATTAAAAAACTAAAATATTCCGATAATTCATATAAAAATTTGATTCAATTTTCTATTAAAAAAATTAAAGAAGGAAAAAGTTGGGATATAAGTAAAGAAATTTATAGAATGGCTTTTATATTGATTAATGAAAATCATTTTTTTCATATAAAAAAAATAAAGAAAAATGCCATGAAATATTTTATAAAACTAAAATATTCATTGGAAAAAAGAGTAAATAAATTCGAAAAAACTTGTATAAATCAAGGAATAAAATTTATACAAATTATAAATAAAGAAAATACAAATAAAAATATAAATTTAGATATTATTAATTTATTCAAAAAATTTATTGAAAAAGATATTTTTATAAATCCATTTAAAAAAAAAATTGATAAAAATATTGATAATAATATTGTTTTCAACAAACAACTTATAAATAATGAACTTAAAAAACAAATTATTAATTTATATAAAGAAACAAAATTATTATATAATAAAAATATTTCACAATATATTTTAGATAAAGTATTTTTAAATGAAATAAATTTATTACCAATTATTTATGAAATAGAAAATGAATTTTCTTTAATAAAAAAAGAAAAAAAAATATTATTAAATGAAGAACTAAATCAAATACTTTATGAAAAAATAAATTATTCATTACCTATAATTTATGAAAAAATTGGAAATCAGTATAAATATTATTTCATAGATGAATTCCAGGATATATCTTTTATGCAATGGAAAAACATTGAATTTTTGATAGAAAATTCATTATCGGAAAATGGTATTGCTATTATAGTTGGAGATCCTAAACAATCTATATATAGATGGAGAGGTGGAGATTCTAAACAATTTCTTAATTTAATATATGATTACAACCCTGTTTATAAAAAACAACTATATATTTTAAATACAAATTTTAGAAGTTGTAAAGAAATTGTAATATTTAATAATTTATTTTATTCATTTATTTCAAATATATTTTATAATTCTATTTATAGAGATATATATAAAAATTCTAATCAAAAAATAAGTACAAATAATGAATATTCAGGATATGTTGAATTAAATTTTATTAATTCTGATATAAAAAAACAAAAATATTATAAAGAATGTATATGTAATTATTTAATTAATACAATTAAAAAATGTTTAGAACAAAAATATTTTTTATCAGATATAGTTATATTAGTAAGAACAAACAAAGAAGGTTATTATATATCAGAAAATTTAATTAAAAAAGGTATAAATGTTAATACTTCTGTTTCTATGTTGATAAAAGATTATATTGAAATAAAAATTATTATAAATTTTTTATATATATTAACATATACTGATTCATATGAAAAAAGAATTACATTAATTTCATTATTATTAAATAATAAAAATATAAAAATTAATGATGTTCACTATTTTATATCTAAAACTATTTTTTTACCATTAAATTTATTTATAAAAAAAATTTCTTCAAAAGAAAATTTATTTTTATTAAATAACTTATATAATAAGTCTATATATTATATTATAAAACATATAATTGATTATTTTAATTTATTAAATAAAAACAATCAAGCATATATTTATTCATTTTTAGACTTCGTTTATAGATCAACAAATAAAATTGGTAATTCTATTATAGATTTTCTATATTTTTGGGAAAAAAATTCTGATGAAGAAAATATTATAGTTGATAATAATATTAAAAAATCTGTTTATATTATGACAATACATAAATCTAAAGGATTACAATTTCCTGTAGTAATATTGCCATTTGTTGATTGGAATATTTATTCAAGTAACGAGAAAATAAAATGGATAAATGTTGATCCAAATTTATATCAAGGATTAAACAATATATTTTTAACGATAAAATCATCATATAAAAATATAAATAATAATAAACTTTGTTCTATTTATAAAGAAATACTTTCAAACGCAATGTTTGATAATATCAATCTGTTATATGTAGCAACTACTCGTTCTATTCAACAACTTATTTTATTTTCTAAAATAAATAAAAAAAAATCTTACATATCATATTATATTAAAGATTTTTTATGTAATAAAAATATTTGGAATTATAATAATTTTGATAAACATATAACATATTCATTTGGAAAAAGAAAATTGTAA
- a CDS encoding Nif3-like dinuclear metal center hexameric protein — protein sequence MKFKIKDVISKLEKLAPVEYAEHYDNVGLITGFYDQEIKNILVTLDLNEEVIIESIQKKCNFIITFHPIIFNPIKNIVGNTYFKKVLICALKNDIAIYTIHTNLDYICNNVSSYVAKILKISKNKVLIPKKGIMKKLYVYVPVNYAKKVRNSLFEAGAGNISNYSHCSYNFDGLGSYMGNEKTNPFIGKKNIFHMEKETCISVIFPSYKLEDIKKAIFNNHPYEEISYEIHNIENINPNIGIGIVGFLEKEMSEYDFLYFLKKKMDLFYIRHSKLRKKSIRKISIITGSGSFGIYPSIMEKSDVFISSDLKYHDFFKSNGNILIIDIGHYESEKFVKKILKSFLEKKFHSIFVYESKINTNPIKYFS from the coding sequence ATGAAATTTAAAATAAAAGATGTAATTTCCAAGTTAGAGAAATTAGCTCCTGTAGAATATGCTGAACATTATGATAATGTTGGATTAATAACAGGATTCTATGATCAAGAAATAAAAAATATATTAGTTACTTTAGATTTAAATGAAGAGGTCATTATAGAATCTATACAAAAAAAATGTAATTTTATAATAACTTTTCATCCAATTATTTTTAACCCAATAAAAAATATTGTAGGAAATACTTACTTTAAAAAAGTATTAATTTGTGCATTAAAAAATGATATAGCAATTTATACTATTCATACTAATCTAGATTATATTTGTAATAATGTTTCTTCTTATGTAGCAAAAATATTAAAAATTAGTAAAAATAAAGTTCTTATTCCAAAAAAAGGAATAATGAAAAAATTATATGTTTATGTTCCAGTTAATTATGCAAAAAAAGTTAGAAATTCTTTATTTGAAGCAGGAGCTGGAAATATTTCTAATTACAGTCATTGTAGTTATAATTTTGATGGATTAGGAAGTTATATGGGAAATGAAAAAACTAATCCTTTTATTGGTAAAAAAAATATTTTTCATATGGAAAAAGAAACATGTATTAGTGTTATATTTCCATCTTATAAATTAGAAGATATAAAAAAAGCTATTTTTAATAATCATCCATATGAAGAAATTTCATACGAAATTCATAACATAGAAAACATTAATCCTAATATAGGTATTGGTATAGTAGGATTTCTTGAAAAAGAAATGAGTGAATATGATTTTCTATATTTTTTAAAAAAAAAAATGGATTTATTTTATATTAGACATTCAAAATTAAGAAAAAAATCTATTAGAAAAATATCAATAATAACTGGATCAGGTTCTTTTGGTATATATCCATCTATAATGGAAAAATCAGATGTTTTTATTTCATCTGATTTGAAGTATCATGATTTTTTTAAATCAAATGGGAATATTCTTATTATAGATATAGGTCATTATGAATCTGAAAAATTTGTAAAAAAAATATTGAAATCTTTTTTGGAAAAAAAATTTCATTCTATTTTTGTATATGAATCAAAAATTAATACTAATCCAATAAAATATTTTTCATAA
- the lipA gene encoding lipoyl synthase, with the protein MNMIKKKPDWLKVKIPLGKNYNKIKNLIKIKKINTVCQSASCPNIGECWGKGVATFMILGNICTRSCKFCGVIKGRPKKLDNEEPTKVAESIKILGSKHIVLTSVNRDDLKDMGVSIWIRTIHKIRNINKYITIETLIPDFKGDKKIIKNIVDIKPEIISHNIETVYRLTKIVRVQAKYNRSLNLLEYIKNENNKIRTKTGIMLGLGETKEEVIETMIDIKKSKVDILTIGQYLQPSMKHYPVYSYINPKKFEFFKKIGLKMGFLYVESGPLVRSSYHADKHVK; encoded by the coding sequence ATTAATATGATAAAAAAAAAACCAGATTGGTTAAAAGTAAAGATTCCATTAGGAAAAAATTACAATAAAATTAAAAATTTAATTAAAATTAAAAAAATAAATACAGTATGTCAAAGTGCAAGTTGTCCTAATATAGGAGAATGTTGGGGAAAAGGAGTTGCAACTTTTATGATATTAGGAAACATATGTACAAGATCTTGTAAATTTTGTGGAGTAATAAAAGGAAGACCTAAAAAATTAGATAATGAAGAACCAACAAAAGTAGCAGAATCTATAAAAATTTTAGGATCAAAACATATTGTATTAACTTCTGTTAATAGAGATGATTTAAAAGATATGGGGGTATCTATATGGATAAGAACTATTCATAAAATAAGAAATATAAATAAATATATAACAATAGAAACTTTAATTCCAGATTTTAAAGGGGATAAAAAAATAATAAAAAATATTGTTGATATAAAACCAGAAATAATATCTCATAATATAGAAACTGTTTACAGATTAACTAAAATAGTTCGAGTACAAGCTAAATACAATAGAAGTCTTAATTTGTTAGAATATATAAAAAATGAAAATAATAAAATTCGTACAAAAACAGGTATAATGTTGGGATTAGGTGAAACAAAAGAAGAAGTTATAGAAACAATGATAGATATTAAAAAATCTAAAGTTGATATATTAACAATTGGACAATATTTACAGCCTTCTATGAAACATTATCCAGTTTATTCTTATATTAATCCAAAAAAATTTGAATTTTTTAAAAAAATTGGATTAAAAATGGGGTTTTTATATGTAGAAAGTGGTCCGTTAGTTAGATCTTCTTATCATGCAGATAAGCATGTTAAATAA